One Rubritalea squalenifaciens DSM 18772 genomic region harbors:
- a CDS encoding tetratricopeptide repeat protein codes for MSDPVVEITESDLPQNLKSLWQKALSAVEVKNYGYAISIIQAILKEQPGFLEGRKVARTAAARLQGGVAKKKKSFLGGGMSGMKLAGQAKKDPLGALIALEKELEKEPFDPGMNDVLFEAALSLNMVETAAFGLETVRSGAPENTKLLHKLAEHYLARDLPDRAAEVYNTIVKQNPGDTDAVKGAKDCSARASMKQQKWGEDASIDDLKKNKDEAAELESSGRSAMTRDQMEAKLGQLIAQYQEDQHNLANVKQIASLYEQLEDWENSHAFFAWAYEISNQDVTLKNKARIMKERAEEASVQALEAQLEADPNNEELRAQVQEIKQSRAKEAVADAQKRVEQNPTDPQLRFELGTALFNSGMFSEAIPHLQQATRNPHIRTRVLLTLARSFDGKNMHDLAIKQLSDALADLHGMDNTKKEVLYEKGLIHDKMGDQTNALACFKEIYEVDYGYRDVANRVESSYSG; via the coding sequence ATGAGCGATCCAGTCGTCGAAATCACGGAGTCCGATCTGCCGCAAAACCTTAAATCACTGTGGCAGAAAGCATTGAGCGCAGTGGAGGTTAAGAACTATGGCTACGCCATCAGTATTATTCAGGCCATTTTGAAGGAGCAGCCAGGCTTTTTGGAGGGCCGTAAAGTAGCGCGTACCGCTGCTGCGAGACTCCAGGGTGGAGTCGCCAAGAAAAAGAAAAGTTTTCTTGGCGGTGGCATGTCCGGCATGAAGCTTGCCGGCCAAGCCAAGAAAGATCCACTCGGAGCCTTGATCGCCCTAGAGAAAGAACTGGAAAAAGAGCCTTTCGATCCGGGTATGAATGACGTCCTTTTCGAGGCAGCATTGAGTCTCAATATGGTGGAGACAGCCGCTTTCGGTCTGGAGACTGTGCGTAGTGGGGCTCCTGAGAATACCAAGCTTCTTCATAAGCTCGCTGAGCACTACCTCGCTCGTGACCTGCCAGACAGAGCAGCTGAGGTGTACAACACCATCGTCAAGCAGAACCCTGGTGATACCGATGCGGTCAAGGGTGCCAAGGATTGCTCTGCCCGTGCTTCCATGAAGCAGCAGAAGTGGGGCGAAGATGCCTCTATCGATGATCTCAAGAAGAACAAGGACGAGGCTGCCGAGCTGGAATCCAGCGGCCGCTCCGCCATGACCCGCGACCAGATGGAGGCCAAGCTTGGCCAGCTGATCGCGCAGTACCAGGAAGATCAGCACAACCTGGCCAACGTGAAGCAAATCGCCAGTCTCTACGAGCAGCTCGAGGACTGGGAGAACTCCCACGCCTTCTTTGCTTGGGCTTATGAAATTTCCAACCAGGACGTGACTCTCAAGAACAAGGCTCGCATCATGAAAGAAAGAGCCGAGGAAGCTAGTGTCCAGGCTCTGGAAGCTCAGCTCGAGGCGGATCCTAACAACGAGGAACTCAGAGCACAGGTTCAGGAGATCAAGCAGAGCCGCGCCAAGGAAGCAGTGGCCGATGCACAGAAGCGCGTGGAGCAGAACCCTACCGATCCACAGCTGCGTTTCGAGCTTGGTACCGCACTCTTCAATTCCGGCATGTTCAGTGAGGCCATTCCTCACCTGCAGCAGGCTACTCGTAACCCGCACATCCGTACTCGCGTGCTTCTCACTCTTGCCCGCTCCTTTGATGGTAAGAACATGCATGACTTGGCCATCAAGCAGCTCTCTGATGCGCTTGCTGATCTGCACGGCATGGACAACACGAAGAAGGAAGTTCTCTACGAGAAAGGCCTCATCCACGACAAGATGGGCGACCAGACCAATGCACTGGCTTGCTTCAAGGAAATCTACGAAGTGGATTACGGCTACCGCGATGTAGCAAACCGCGTGGAGTCCTCCTACAGCGGCTAG
- the dgt gene encoding dGTP triphosphohydrolase, translating into MKNRFYNAFDTERMFEEKTSDDYRSAFQIDRDRILHTPAFRKLQSKTQVFWSGEYDFYRTRLTHSLEVAQIGRSICHYLNVTSDLLGEDYFIDGDLVEASCLSHDLGHPPFGHAGEKSLNALMAGHGGFEGNAQTLRLLTERIFSVSKRGMNPTRAFLDGVLKYKSLWSEMKAANGGKNPKNHFVYDEQTKYLDWVFDGRDFPLELSPGKPREAFKSIECQIMDWADDVAYSLNDLADSVRAGFLTIESIERWASLNDISSDEGSALGDLLRAIRKGKVEPMVGSRIGKYLKGVKLEEDINFMSAETNRYHYKLIIDDEVKRESGLFKKLAFEVVFRSAELNQLEYKGNHMLVRLWDALEEEYLAGAGAGYKLLPDDVEAEIRSTEDESSKRRLLCDYLASLTDSAAGRLYQRLFVPGSGSIGDLV; encoded by the coding sequence ATGAAAAACAGGTTTTATAACGCGTTCGACACCGAGCGGATGTTCGAGGAAAAGACCAGCGATGACTACCGCTCGGCTTTCCAGATAGATCGTGACAGGATTCTCCACACGCCTGCTTTTCGTAAACTGCAGAGCAAGACCCAGGTCTTCTGGAGTGGTGAGTATGATTTCTACCGTACCCGGTTGACCCATTCCCTGGAGGTGGCCCAGATCGGCCGTTCCATCTGCCACTATCTGAATGTGACCTCGGACTTGTTAGGAGAAGATTATTTTATCGATGGTGATCTGGTGGAGGCTTCTTGCCTTTCCCATGATTTGGGGCATCCGCCCTTCGGGCATGCCGGTGAGAAGAGCTTGAATGCCCTGATGGCCGGGCATGGAGGCTTCGAGGGGAATGCGCAGACCTTGCGTCTGCTGACTGAGCGAATCTTCAGTGTGAGCAAGCGGGGGATGAACCCTACCAGAGCTTTCCTGGACGGTGTGCTGAAGTACAAGTCCCTCTGGTCGGAGATGAAGGCCGCCAATGGAGGGAAGAACCCCAAGAACCATTTCGTCTATGACGAGCAGACGAAGTATCTGGACTGGGTCTTTGATGGCCGTGACTTTCCGCTGGAGCTTTCACCGGGTAAGCCGCGAGAAGCTTTCAAGTCCATCGAATGCCAGATCATGGACTGGGCGGATGATGTGGCCTATTCCCTCAATGACCTGGCCGATAGTGTGCGGGCTGGATTCCTCACCATTGAAAGCATCGAAAGGTGGGCGAGCCTGAATGACATCAGCAGCGATGAGGGCAGTGCTCTCGGTGATCTGCTAAGAGCCATTCGCAAGGGAAAGGTGGAACCTATGGTGGGCAGCCGTATCGGCAAGTACCTCAAGGGGGTGAAGCTAGAGGAGGATATCAACTTCATGAGTGCGGAGACTAACCGCTATCACTACAAGCTCATCATCGATGATGAGGTGAAGCGGGAGTCAGGCTTGTTCAAGAAGCTGGCGTTCGAGGTGGTCTTCCGTTCAGCAGAGCTCAACCAGCTTGAGTACAAGGGCAATCATATGCTGGTCCGCCTCTGGGACGCGCTGGAAGAAGAGTATCTTGCTGGCGCAGGTGCAGGCTACAAGCTCCTGCCAGATGATGTGGAGGCGGAAATCCGCTCCACCGAGGACGAAAGCTCTAAGCGCAGGCTGCTGTGCGATTACTTGGCCAGCCTGACAGACTCCGCCGCTGGGCGTCTCTATCAGCGCCTCTTTGTCCCCGGCTCCGGCTCGATCGGGGACTTGGTGTAA
- a CDS encoding L,D-transpeptidase family protein, with amino-acid sequence MKLLVAFLALLLPLQAFEIPSNSKQAIVGIAKDWNSSHVTLQIYEKSGNTWKPVTQSWQGRLGKKGLAWGRGIHPTITKPYFKRESDWRAPAGVFWVGKPYGAYGTHASIKKHRSLDYTQVTTRDLWVEDSSSPYYNRHLRIDHEPSSKWEKKAQMRQNDYPHSLKLYISHNTATSKQKAVPNGGSAIFFHIWRRDGKAPTAGCTTMHETQLRNLIARLDPNKNPVYILLPQAEYTKYKSVWKLP; translated from the coding sequence ATGAAGTTACTCGTCGCATTCCTCGCTTTGCTTTTGCCGCTGCAGGCATTCGAAATTCCATCTAACAGCAAACAAGCCATCGTCGGCATCGCCAAAGACTGGAATTCTTCCCACGTTACCCTCCAGATCTACGAGAAGTCTGGCAACACCTGGAAGCCCGTCACCCAGAGCTGGCAAGGACGTCTCGGCAAAAAAGGCCTCGCCTGGGGAAGGGGCATTCATCCGACTATCACCAAGCCCTACTTTAAGCGTGAATCTGACTGGCGCGCTCCAGCCGGAGTCTTCTGGGTAGGTAAACCCTACGGAGCCTACGGCACACACGCCTCCATCAAGAAGCACCGCTCTCTGGACTACACCCAGGTCACCACCCGGGACCTCTGGGTGGAAGATTCTAGCTCGCCCTACTACAACCGCCACCTGAGGATCGACCACGAGCCTAGCTCCAAGTGGGAAAAGAAGGCGCAGATGCGGCAGAACGACTACCCGCACTCCCTCAAACTCTACATCAGCCACAACACCGCCACCTCCAAGCAGAAGGCCGTCCCCAATGGAGGCTCGGCCATCTTCTTCCACATCTGGCGTCGTGACGGCAAAGCCCCAACCGCTGGCTGCACCACCATGCACGAAACCCAGCTAAGAAATCTCATCGCCAGACTGGATCCTAACAAAAACCCAGTCTACATCCTGCTTCCTCAGGCTGAGTACACCAAGTACAAGTCAGTCTGGAAATTGCCTTAA
- a CDS encoding SAM-dependent methyltransferase, with product MRFDSFMQYALHHPSEGYYARKIKTVGPGGDFSTTATLSPILGRAIAARAIAWLKQNPGSFHLIEIGAGDGSLAKSVLNALPIPQRWKVHYHIVETSEPLTEQQKEKLNKHRVTWHDNVKAALSACRGRAVIFSNELVDAFPVRILCRKEGLWNELHVENGQESFHPCTSLPESSALQDDHPEDYRVEIHESYRDWMEDWLPAWHEGEIITIDYGDTYPEIYHRRPHGTIRAFLMHQLLDGPAIYQNVGMQDLTADVNFTDLMDWGNHCGLTTLSLVTQNEFLAPHATSTSLDHYLTHPDGPGSAFKVLIQAPS from the coding sequence GTGCGCTTCGACTCTTTCATGCAGTATGCGCTGCATCATCCATCAGAAGGATACTACGCGCGTAAAATCAAAACCGTGGGCCCCGGTGGAGACTTCTCCACCACAGCTACGCTATCTCCAATCCTAGGTCGAGCCATCGCTGCCAGAGCCATCGCTTGGCTAAAGCAGAACCCTGGATCCTTCCACCTGATAGAAATTGGCGCAGGTGATGGCTCGCTGGCAAAGTCCGTGCTGAATGCACTGCCCATCCCGCAACGCTGGAAAGTCCACTACCACATCGTAGAGACTTCAGAACCACTGACCGAGCAACAGAAGGAAAAGCTCAACAAGCACCGGGTCACTTGGCACGACAACGTCAAAGCGGCTCTCTCTGCCTGCCGTGGCCGCGCCGTCATCTTCTCCAACGAACTGGTAGATGCCTTCCCTGTGCGCATCCTTTGCCGCAAGGAAGGCCTCTGGAACGAGCTTCATGTGGAAAATGGGCAGGAATCCTTCCACCCCTGCACTAGCCTCCCCGAGTCCTCGGCACTCCAGGATGATCACCCGGAAGACTACCGGGTCGAAATCCACGAATCCTACCGCGACTGGATGGAGGACTGGCTCCCAGCCTGGCATGAGGGGGAAATCATCACCATCGATTACGGGGACACCTACCCGGAGATCTACCACCGCCGCCCGCACGGCACGATTCGCGCCTTCCTCATGCACCAGTTGCTGGATGGCCCGGCCATCTATCAGAATGTCGGCATGCAGGACCTCACCGCAGATGTCAACTTCACCGATCTCATGGACTGGGGGAACCACTGCGGCCTCACCACGCTGAGCCTCGTCACCCAAAACGAGTTTCTCGCGCCACACGCGACTTCTACTTCTCTGGATCACTACCTGACCCATCCAGACGGCCCCGGCTCGGCCTTCAAAGTGCTGATTCAGGCACCGTCTTGA
- a CDS encoding AMP-binding protein has protein sequence MSKSIQVIGKENLPNRNVLIVPGRLNYPELVQLEKLLSGRKIIWLCEESAVIEDSIQAHLSKPGTEAVAFSSKDKDLQQVGKQLFKDLGDNGVAVFLPGEALALPGTASLIPSDTLKAITELGLPSLPLAVQIPADSSLSIESTSSLPSVIFSFGKLLHPSDMSPAAWLEGLLTASEAAFSSREFLKGSLGMALLAGLKKHSSCTVFDGSKDDSKSFAIILGVAIAFSKHISQQTKKKRVGIILPPGLGGMIANLAVIFAGKVPVNLNFTASHEAVHSAIKQADLDKFITADPFIRKMPSFPWPPNRDLIYLERVLPQLKKSITRWVLLSKVTPTKLLAKLVGIDPQGGDKEAILLFTSGSSGAPKGVPLTHRNLLANVCQFGTRLNLPHNATILGSLPLFHSFGCTVTLWFPIIEGLNLVTYPSPLETKRIAELIEEHKIVLLLATPTFLRGYMRRVTPEQLKPLKLVVTGAEKLPTSLANAFHQKFNIMPQEGYGLTETSPATNVNLPAPEPAGNLPVIPAAKVGTVGNFLPGIAVKLTDPSTDKPVPIDQPGIIWMKGANVFPGYLNNEEKTKEVIIDGWFKTGDVGRMDDQGFLSIEGRISRFSKIAGEMVPHETVEAAVNNALGLDEETERKIAIVGIPDAQKGEAIALLSTISGVALEQECIDLRYRLLENGLPSLWCPKRIIPVEEIPILASGKLDIKACQQLSEKVDQ, from the coding sequence ATGAGTAAATCCATCCAAGTTATTGGTAAAGAAAACCTGCCGAACCGCAACGTTCTGATCGTCCCCGGGCGCCTGAACTACCCCGAATTGGTTCAGCTAGAGAAACTTCTCTCAGGTCGCAAAATCATCTGGCTCTGTGAGGAAAGTGCCGTCATTGAGGATTCTATTCAGGCTCACCTGAGCAAACCAGGTACCGAGGCCGTTGCCTTTTCATCCAAGGACAAGGACCTGCAGCAGGTCGGCAAACAGCTCTTCAAAGATCTGGGCGACAATGGCGTAGCGGTCTTCCTCCCAGGCGAAGCTCTCGCCCTACCCGGCACGGCCTCCCTCATCCCCAGCGACACCCTGAAGGCCATCACTGAGCTTGGCCTACCCTCCTTGCCACTCGCTGTCCAGATCCCTGCTGACAGCTCTCTTTCTATCGAGAGCACTTCCTCACTGCCCTCAGTCATTTTCTCCTTCGGCAAACTGCTCCATCCATCTGACATGAGCCCGGCTGCCTGGCTGGAAGGCCTCCTCACTGCCAGTGAGGCAGCTTTTTCTTCCAGGGAATTCCTCAAAGGCTCCTTGGGTATGGCTTTGCTTGCCGGTCTGAAAAAACACAGCTCGTGCACCGTGTTTGATGGCTCCAAGGACGACAGCAAAAGCTTTGCCATCATTCTCGGGGTTGCCATCGCCTTCTCCAAGCACATCAGCCAGCAGACGAAGAAGAAGCGCGTCGGCATCATTCTACCTCCGGGACTCGGCGGCATGATCGCCAACCTCGCCGTCATTTTTGCCGGCAAGGTACCTGTGAACCTGAACTTCACCGCCAGCCATGAGGCAGTCCACTCCGCCATCAAGCAGGCTGATCTGGACAAGTTCATCACTGCGGACCCCTTCATCCGCAAGATGCCATCCTTCCCATGGCCGCCTAACCGCGACCTCATCTATCTAGAGCGTGTACTCCCACAGCTCAAGAAGTCGATCACCCGCTGGGTACTTCTCTCCAAGGTCACCCCGACCAAATTGCTCGCCAAGCTCGTCGGTATCGACCCGCAAGGTGGAGACAAAGAGGCGATCCTTCTCTTCACCTCGGGCTCATCAGGAGCACCGAAAGGCGTCCCGCTCACTCACCGCAACCTACTGGCCAATGTCTGCCAGTTTGGCACCCGCCTCAACCTTCCGCACAATGCCACGATCCTAGGCTCCCTGCCTCTGTTCCATTCCTTCGGCTGCACGGTAACCCTCTGGTTCCCGATCATCGAAGGCCTGAACCTCGTGACCTATCCAAGCCCGCTGGAAACCAAGCGCATTGCCGAGCTCATCGAGGAACACAAGATCGTCCTCCTGCTCGCTACCCCGACCTTCCTGCGTGGCTACATGCGCAGGGTCACCCCGGAGCAGCTCAAACCACTCAAGCTCGTAGTCACCGGGGCAGAGAAGCTCCCGACCTCTCTCGCCAATGCCTTCCACCAGAAATTCAATATCATGCCGCAGGAAGGCTACGGACTCACCGAGACCTCACCTGCTACCAACGTCAACCTACCCGCTCCTGAGCCAGCTGGCAATCTGCCCGTGATCCCAGCTGCCAAGGTTGGCACGGTTGGTAACTTCCTGCCAGGCATCGCCGTCAAACTCACCGATCCGAGCACAGACAAGCCGGTCCCAATCGACCAGCCAGGCATCATCTGGATGAAGGGTGCCAACGTATTCCCCGGCTACTTGAACAACGAAGAGAAGACCAAAGAAGTCATCATCGATGGTTGGTTCAAGACTGGCGATGTAGGCCGCATGGACGATCAAGGCTTCCTCTCCATTGAGGGCCGCATTTCCCGCTTCTCCAAGATTGCCGGTGAAATGGTTCCTCATGAAACCGTGGAGGCAGCAGTCAACAATGCTCTGGGACTCGACGAAGAGACGGAGCGCAAGATTGCCATCGTGGGCATTCCAGACGCTCAGAAAGGTGAAGCCATTGCACTCCTCTCCACCATCAGCGGCGTTGCGCTGGAGCAAGAGTGCATCGACCTCCGCTACCGCCTGCTAGAAAATGGCCTTCCTTCCCTCTGGTGCCCGAAACGCATCATCCCAGTAGAGGAAATTCCGATTCTCGCCTCCGGAAAGCTCGATATCAAAGCCTGCCAGCAACTCTCTGAAAAGGTTGATCAATAA